In the genome of Pseudonocardia cypriaca, the window GACTCGCCGCCGTTCCGGCTGCTGGTCGGTCACCCGCAGTGGATGAGGCGGTGGAGCCGGCGGTCGAGTTCGGCCGCTGCGGGCGGCTTCCGCATCAGCGACGGCTTCATCAGCCCGCTCGACCTCGTGGCGATCGGGATGGTGTCCGCGCAGGAGGCGGCGGAGCTGCACGCGCTGGAGACGGCCACCGTCGGCGCCCCGAGATGTTCGGTCGGCGGTCGCTGGGAGGAGGTGTGACGATGGGGCCGGTCCACCGTCAGTCCGCGAACCAGACCTCCGCGAGGTCCGCGGTGGGGAGATCCTGCTCGTGAGCGATCCGCTGGAGCGCCTCCGCCAGCCCGAGTGACAGCGCCACGGTGAAGTCGCAGAGTCCGGCCGCTCCCTCGTCCCGGGCGATCTGGTCCACCAGATCCCGCAGGACGGCCAGCCCTCGTTCGTAACTGTGGTCGTCGGACAGCAGCGCGCGCATGGCCTCGAGCACGTTCCGTCGGGAATGCGCTTCTGGGGGCGGGTGACTCACGCTCATGCTCCTCGAGCCGACGGCGAGGGCGCTGTGCCCGTGCTCTCCCGGGTGGCTGTGGTGACCCTAGTCCGCCTGGTGGACCTGTTCTCCACCCCTCTGGACCGATGAGGACTCCCTGCGTGGGTATCCTGGGTCACAGTGTCCGGAGCCGCGGGCTCGTGGCAGCACGATCGGCGCTAAGCCTAGGGTCGGGCCCGGAGGAGCACGCGTGAGCGAGGACAGGACGGGTCGAGGCGAATCCATCGATCTCCATGCTCGAAGGCGCGCCTATCAGTTGGTACGAGCCGCGCTGTCCGACGACAGCAACCAGGAGCAAGGAATATCCGCTGCGCGCAGCCTGGCTGCCGCCGTGCTCGCCGAGGCCGGAATCGACGGCGTGGCCGAAGTCGCCGTCGACCTGTCGATGAGGCTCGCGTCCGCACTCGAACGGATCGCCGCCGACCAGGGCCTGGCTGCGGTCGACCTCGCCGAAGTCTGGTTCGTGGACTGAGTTCGATCGTTCAGCGGCGAATGCCGCGCTCCGAGGCTGCCGTCACCGCAGTCCGCCTACTGCTGACCCCGAGCTTGCGGTAGATCATGCGCAGCCGGGCCTGCGCCTCGTCGATCGGGATGTCCAGCTCGTCGGCGATCTGCTCCACCGACAGTGGCGAGGACAGCAGCGCGATCACCTGCCGCTCGGCGGCGTCGAGATCCGCGGTCGGTCGTTCGTGGCTGCGTCCCGCGGCGAGTGCCCGCACCGCGAAAGGCTCGGTCGAACCGGAGTGGGTGACGTGGCTTCCGAGTAGCTCACGCGCCTCCGCCTCGGCCAGCGCGAACGGCCGTACGACCTCCAGCGACGCGCCCGAGGAGAGGGCGGCCCGCAGGGCGTTCCTCGCGGTGTGCACCTGGCCACCCGACACGTCGACGCTGACCGCGACCAGCAGCGCCTCGACGAGCGTGTGCGGCAGGACCGAGGGGACGGCGCCGGCGAGGATCGGCTCGACGTCCGCGCGGGCGGCGTTGCTCCGGCCCACGGACAGCTTCTCCCACGCTTGCATGAGCAGCACTTCCCCCGGCCTGCCGATGCGGTCGGAGAGCCAGTCGACGACCGTGCGGGCGTCGACCGGCCTGTCGAGCACGACCGCGGCGTGGTGCTCCAGCACCGCCAGCACGGCGGCCTGCTCGGCGCTCAACGGAACGCCACCGAGGTCGGTCCTCGCCTGCTGCATCTGCTGCAGGCCCTCGTGCCGCCGGCCTGAGTCGAAGAGTGCGGCGCCGTGCACTGCTCGCAACGCGGACACGAGCCGCGGCCGGAGCGCGGTCCCGCCTCGCCGCAGCCCCTCGCTCGCGTAGCGGCGCGCCTCGGCGGGCTGGGCCCGCATCAGCGCGGAGTAGGCGAGCATCCATCGAGCGGTGGCCGACCAGGGCGACCGATCCCATCCGCGAGTGGCCGCCACACGGAGCGCTCCGTTCGCCGCGGCTGTCATCGCCCGGTAGTCCCCGGCGACACCCGCTACCCCGGCGAGCAGCGCCAAGCACTGCATCTCGAGGTAGCGGAAGCCGTGCCGGCGGGTGAGCTCGAGCGCATCCTCCAACGCCGCGGAGGCCGCCACCGGGGCGGCGTGGGCGAGCAAGGCCCGGCCTCCGACACTCACCAGAGCCAAAGCGTTCCACTCCGGGGCGTCGAATCCTCTTCGCTCCTCGCCGAGCGGTTGGGGATCGGCCGTGAGGTCGGCGCTGGATGCCAAGTCGAACAGCTGGGCGATGGAGCGGAGGACGGCGAGCCGGGAGTCGGGCTCAGCGGGGAACAACTCGCCGGCACGCCGGAGGTCGGCCTCGGCCCCCGTTGCGTCCCCGCTCTCGATGCGGAGCAGCGCGGAGCAGAGGGTGAGCCACGGATCGCCGGCGACCACTCGCTCACCCACCGCTGACAGCGCCCGGCGAAGCTCGAGGTGGTAGCCGGTCACCAGCAGCGCCGCCGCGCACCGATGCACCAGTTCGACGAGCAGTCTGTCGTCGGCGGCCCGGATGGCCTGGGCCGTCGCGGCGACGGGATCGCCGTGCGCCATCCACCAGCGTGCCGCCCGGGCGTGGAGCTCCGAATGCTCTTCTGTCCGCATCGAGTCCTCACCCCGTAGCAGCGCCGCCACGAGCGGGCGGATGCTGAACGGCGCGGCAGGTGCGCGGACAGGCACGACGAGCCCGGTCTCACGGGCCAGCCGGTCGAGGAGCGGGCCCGCGTCCGGCCGGCCGGTGAGTACGGCCGCCAGCTCGGCCGGCACCGGTCCGCCGATACTGATCGCCGACAGCGCCTTCCGATCAGCCTTCGGGAGCGTGGCGACAAGCTCGCCGACGAGGAAGGCGGCCATTGGGCGGGTGTTCGTCGTGAGCCGCTGCAGGAACTCCTGCGGATCGGCGCCGCCGCGCAGCGCGGCACCACCCAGACGCATACCCTCGGGCCAGCCGCGGGTTCCGCCGTGCACCTCGCTGACCTGCGAAGGGGTCAGGCGAAGGCCCGATCGGCGCAGGAGCGCACCGGCCTCATCCACGGTGAAGCGCAGCTGGTCGGCCCGGATCTCGCGCAGCCTGCCTGCCGATCGGAGTTGGCCCAGCGACAGTGGTGGGTCCGAGCGACTGCACACCAGGAGGCGCAGCCGTGCAGACCGGGCCAGCAGGAGCGACTCCAGACCCTTCAGCGTGGCCGGAGCGACGAGTTCGTGGACGTCGTGCAGGACCAGCGTGATCCGTGCCGGCAGCGCCTCGACCGCCCGGATGACGTCGGTCACGAACCCGGACGTGGCCCACGAACTCGGGGCGAGGCGGCACAGCTCGTGGAGCCTGCTGTCCGCGGGCACGACGCGGCAGGCCCTCACGGCATTGAGGACGGTTACCCAGAACCTGCTCGGGTCGTCGTCGGAGCGGTGGACGTCGGCCCAGGCGACCGCGGTACCCGCCGCCTCGGCAGACCGGGTCCAGTGCGCCAGCAGCGAGGTCTTACCGAATCCGGCCGGGGCGCAGACGAGCACCGTCCGGTCACCGCCGGCGTCATCCAGCGCGGCAAGCAGCCTCGGGCGGGGAACGAACGGTTCCGGGAGGCCCGGAACCGACCTGCTCACATCCACGATTCGCACCATGCCCGCCTCTCATCCCCGCGAGGTCCGCGTCAGGAAGAGTCCCGCCGAGCGGAACGACCTGGGCTCCCCCCGCCGGGATGAAGCAGGGACGGCGGACGATCGGCTCAGAGGATCGGGAGCTCCGTACCTCGTGCACCGCATCGCGCGCGGCGGCTGCGCCCTGCCTGCGGTGGACGACCCATGCCGCAGGGCCGTCACCAGGCAGTTCGGAGTGCGCGTCCCGGGCAGCGCCGCGAGGCTGCCGCCCGCGGTCGCGCCGTGCCGTCACCATGGCTCCCCCCTGCTGCTATGGACGACCGAGTCAACTCGCGCCACGCCGCGACGGGTAGAGCCGTTCGTACTCTCCGCGCCACACCCACTCGGCGTAGCCCCGCGCTGCGGCTCGTTCGCTGCGGGTGATGCTTCGACCGGCCGCTCGGTGAAAGGTCGGCCCATGATCCGAACGGCGCCGGTGCGCCAGTGCGATCGATTGCGATGCTCCGGCCCACCTGCGTCAGGAGGCTCGTGTGGTCGTGCTCGTGGTCCTTGTCGTCCCGGTTGTCATCGGCGTGTTCTTGCTCGCGATGGAGCGGCTCGAGTTCGAGCTGATCGGTACGACCCCCACCGCCGGGTCGAAGGACGCTCTGCTGACGCGGTGGTCGGGTGCTTCTCTACGAGTCGGCACCGGACTCTCGATCGGCGGTCAGCAGCGTGGCGAGCCGCGTGCTCGCGTAGCGGTCGCCTGCGTCGGCGAGAGCCTGCAGCTCCGTGACGGACGCCTGGTCGCCTCGTTCGAAGAGTAGGCGGACCAGCAGGATCGCGGCGTAGCTGTTGCCGGCTTCAGCGCGGGCGCGCAGCTCGGTGGCCGCCTGCTCGTCGCCCTGGTGGAAGAGGAGCCGAACCAGTTGCTCTTCGGCATAGCCGTTGCCGGCCTCGGCGTAGGTCCGCAGCTCGGGTACGGCCTCCGGATCGCCTGGATCGATCAGCCACTCGACCACCAGGTCCTGTGCATGGCGGTCGCCCTTGTGGGCTCGGGCCCGCACCGCCTCGGCCGTCTGCGGGTCGCTCATCGCGACCAGGACCTCCGTCGCGTACGCGTCGCCACGACTGGCGAGAGCCCGCAGTTCCGCCACGGCCTCGTCATCACCCCGGTCGACCAGTCGCTCGACCAGCCGTTCCGCTGCTGCAACCTCGGATTCTCGGATTCGCACTCGGCGACCTCTGTGCGCTCTTCATGGGCGTTCGTCCGACTCGCCATCGAGTGGTCAGCCTTCGGCGCCCTGGAACAGCGCGAATCACCTGCACGAGGTGATTCGGCCCCCGCGTCTCGGACGGGTTCGCCGAGCGGGCCGCGGTCTGCGGTCACCCTCATCAGGGGAGGTGCTCGCAAGCCTCGCCGCCTAGCGTCGGGCACCTGTCGAACCGCCGGGCCGACCCAGATCCCGTGAGACGGCGGGGTCGGAAGCCGCGCGACCCCGCACTCCTAGGACGGAGGCACGATGAGCCCACCGGAGAGGCGAGCCGAGCCGCGGGTCATCGTCAACTCGGCCCGACTCTGGTCCGGCGGAGTGGCGACCGCGGTCGTGGCCGCGCTCGTCGCGCTGGTCGGCGTGCTGATCGGCAACGGCGCCCTGGACCTGAACATGACCGTGCCACCGCTGCTGCCACTGGGCGGCTCGTTCGCCGTGAACTACGCGATCACCGCGGCCGTCCTGGCGCTGGCCGCAACCGGGCTCGCACACCTGCTCGCGGTGACAGCGCCGCGTCCACGCTCGTTCTTCGCCTGGATCGTCGGCCTCGTGACCGTGGTGGGGGTCGTGCTGCCGTTCGCCATCGGCGGGACGCTGAGCGGGAGCTTGGCGACCGCCGTCGTCGACCTCGTCATCGGTCTGTGCATCCTCGGCCTCATCTCGTCCGTCATGTCGAGGACGACCCGGATCGGGTGGGGCAGCGAACTGACCGGCTGAAAATGCTCACACCCGTACGGCCTGGATGCGGCCGCGTCACCCGGTCCGGGCGAGGCGGACCGGGTCGCCGAAGTGGACGCTGACCGAGACGACGGCCAGGAGGAGCCATGACCGCACACGCACCAGACGAAACAGCGGGGGTGCGGGGTCTCACGCAGATCGCGGATTCGCCGGGCCTGGTGCTCGGCGCCGGGGCGCTGAGCATCCTCATCGGCGTGCTCGTCCTCGCGTGGCCGGGCGCCACGATCGTGGTCATCGCGTGGCTGTTCGCTGTGCAGCTGCTCGTTGCCGGCGTGTTGCAGCTGGTGTCGGGCTTCTCGGCCGGCCGCGGACCCGGTGTTCGCGTGCTGTCCGTGTTGCTCGGGGCGTTGTCGATCCTGGTCGGGTTGCTGTGCCTGCGGTCGACGTTGCAGACCGCGCTGCTCCTCGGGCTGGTCATCGGGGCGTTGTGGGTGGTGCAGGGCGTCGCCGGTGTCGCGAACGCCGTCGGCTCGGAACGAGGGGCGGAACGTGGCTGGGGGATCGCCTCCGGCGTCCTGTCGGTGGTCGGCGGTGCCGTCGTGCTGGTCTATCCGGGCACGAGCCTCGCCGTTCTGACCTGGCTGTTCGGGATCGTGCTCGTGGTACTCGGAGCCGTGCTCGTCATCCAGGGCTTTGCGGCTCGACGCGCCCATCCCGCTGCCCCGGAGCCGGCCGGCGCGAACCTGGCGGGATCCGGGCCCTGAGGGGGCAAATGAGCACGGTCGGCGACCGAGCCGGAGCCTGTGCCGTGCTGGTCGAACAGCAGGACGAACTGCGGCTGCGGTCTTCCCGGACGTTGTGATGCCTCCCGGCTGCGGCGGCCCGTCCTCTCCAGGGCCCGCCTCCATGGGTTGACGCCAGGGCGCCGATCACGGTCTAATCATCTGAAGACCGTGACGGGAGAGTGCGCGATGGCGATCTACTCGATTTGGGAGTCCCGGTTCCCCGCGGCGCGGGCGGCAGAAGGGCGGGCGCTCACCGAGGCGATCTGGCGGGACATGCCGGCCTTCGACGGCTACCTGGGTCACGAGCTGCTCGTGGATGCTGACGACCCCGGTCACCTGCTGGTGCTCAGCCAGTGGGTGAGCCGGGAGCACGCCGACGCGTCTCTTCGGCGATACGCGACGCACCCGAACGCCCAGGCTGCCAACAGCCTGGTCAGCGAGCCTCGACGACGCATCGTCGCGGACCGCGTGAGCTGAGCGGATGACTCCGCACGCCCTGCTCCTGCTGGCGAACCTGGGTCGGCCGCGGCGGCCTGGAGGGACGACCGCGGCCTACGCCGAGTCGGTCCTGTCGAATCCTGCGGTCGCGTCTGTGCAGTTGGCCGAGGTCGTCGACCGGCCGGTTGCGGCCGCGGACCTGGCCGACCTGCGCCGGCTCCAGCAGGCCGCGGTCTCAGCGGTAGAGGCGCTCGTCGGCGACGGGACCCTGGACTGCCGGGAGATCAACGATCTTGCCGCGCAGAGCGTTGCACGCGTCGAGCTCGTCGTGGCGGACGGTGTCCCGCAGCGGCGGTTCGTCTGGACGGACGCTTCGATGGCCGCGGCGCTGGCGCGGCGACTGATCGATGAACTGGGTGAACTCGATCAGTCCCGATTGCGGCGTTGCGCTCGTGCGGAGTGCGACCTGATCTTCTACGACACCACACGGTCGCGCACCCGGCGGTGGCATGCCGAAGATCCGTGTGGCTGGCGCGAGCGCCAGCGCGTCCACCGCGGCCCGCGGCCACCCGTCGACGGGGGGACGTAGAGCCGGTCCGGGCACAGCGGTAGCCGCTGTTCATCGAGGGTCCAGGAGGCGCGTCGCCCCTTTCGGAGACGGCCTAGGTCTACACCCACGTCGCGTGGTGCGCGTCAGGTCCGCTCGCGGCGCTCCGCGCGGAGGCGGTCGAGGTCGTCGTCGGCCAGCGCGGTCCAGAACCGCAGCGCGGCGTGCTCCATCTCCAGGCCCAGCTCCAGGGTGATCATCCGGGGCTGGGCGGCCGGGTCGGCGCCGAAGCGCTCGACCATGGACTCGTAGACCGCGATCCGGGCCTCGTGCTGCTTGATCTGGTCGCGGGCCAGCGCGGTGACGTTCTCCGGGTCGCCGGCCTCGTTGAAGAACAGCTTGAGCTCGGCGATGTCGCGCATCTGGAAGTGCTCGTCGGTGGGGGAGGCGAGCCACGCGCGCAGGGCGCGGCGCCCGGCGTCGGTGAGCGAGTACGTCTTGCGCCGCCGCCCGCGGTCCTCGACGGCGAGCTCCAGCAGCCCCAGCGCCGCGAGCCGGTCGGGCTCGGAGTAGAGCTGGGCGTGCGGGAAGTGCCAGAAGTAGCCCACGGAGTGCCCCACCGCGCGCTTGAGCTCGTACGGGGTGGACGGGCCGCGCAGGGCGATCATCCCGAGCACGACGTAGGACGTCGCCGACAGTCGCACACCCACTGCGTCACTCACTGCGCCATCCATCGCGCCACTCACGGCACCACTCCTCCCCCGCGGACGCCGATCCTACCGACGGCACCGTCCGAGACGTACGGTCCACCCTTGCGTTGGCGTCCATCCGAGCAGTACGGTCCGAAACAGAGCATAGGAGGCCGGATGGATCTGGGCACGGCGATGCGGTGGACGGCCGAGCGCTTCCCCGACCGGGCCGCGGTGCGCGGGAGCGGGCGGCACCTCGGCTACCGGGAGTGGGACGCGCGCACGAACCAGCTGGCGCGCGCCCTCGCGGGGGCCGGGGTGCGCCCCGGCGACCGGGTCGCGCTCGCCCTGGCCGGCGGCGAGCCGCTCGCGAGCCTGCACCTCGCGGCGCAGAAGCTGGGCGCGGTGTCGGTGCCGCTGTCCACCCGCTTCTCGCCCGACGAGCTGCGCTACTGCGTCGAGGACTCGGGCGCGCGGCTCCTCGTCACCGACCCGGCCAACGCCGAGCGCGCCGCGGCCGCCGCCGCGGGCGGTGCGGTCGTGGTGCGCGAGGCCGCGGAGCTGGACGCCGCCGCCGGGCGCGAGCCCGACCACGCGTCCGACGCGCACCCCGCGGAGACCGACACCAGCGTGATGCTCTACACCTCGGGCACGACCGGCCGCCCCAAGGGCGTGCCGCGCACCCACCGGGCCGAGCACTCCGCGGCCGTGGCGCACGCCGTGCAGACCCAGCAGCGCCTCGGCGAGGTCGTGCTCGGCGTCATGCCGATGTTCCACACGATGGGCCTGCGAACCCTGCTGGCCAGCATCGTCGTCGGGGGCACGTGGGTCGCGCAGCCCGCGTTCGACGCGGAGGAGTCGCTCGAGCTCATCACGGCGCAGGACGTCACCTCGCTGTACCTGGTGCCCACGATCTACTGGTCGCTCGTGCGCACCGGGCGCCTGCACGAGGCCCGCGCCCTGGACCGGCTGGCCTACGCCGGCGCCGCGATGACGCCGGCCCTGGCCGAGCAGCTCGTCGCGGAGGTGGGGCCCCGCGCGTTCGTGAACCACTTCGGCAGCACCGAGATCTACACCTTCACCATCGGTCCGGACGTGGCCGCGAAGCCCGGCTCCGCCGGCCGCGCCGGGATCTTCTCCCGGGTGCGGCTGGTGGCCCCCGAGCCCGGCGCCGCCCCCGACGCGCTCGTCGGGCCGGGGGAGCAGGGCCAGGTGATCGTGTCGATGCAGAGCCCGGAGGCATTCGGCGGGTACTGGCAGCGGCCCGACGCCGACGCGAAGTCGATCCGCGACGGCTGGTACTACACCGGCGACCTCGCGGTCGCCGACGAGGACGGCGACCTGTGGGTGTCCGGCCGTGTCGATGACATGATCAACTCCGGCGGGGAGAACCTCTACCCCGACGAGATCGAGGCCGCGCTCGTGCGCTGCCCGGCCGTCGACGACGTGTGCGTCGTCGGCCTGCCCGACGACCGCTGGGGCCAGGCGGTCACCGCCTTCGTCGTGCCGGCCCGCGGCACCGAGCCGATGCCCGCGGTGGACGAGGCGATCGCGTACGCCCGGGAGGCGCTGCCGTCGCTCAAGCGGCCCAAGCGCGTGATCGCCGTCGCCTCGATCCCGAGGTCGGGCGTGGGCAAGACGCTGCGCCGCACGCTCGTGGCCGGCGAGTTCGACGCACTGGCCGACAGCGCGCCGGAGGCCAGCCGTGCCTGAGCAGCAGCGCTGGATCCCCTCCCGCACCGAGGACGCGCCGCTGGTCACGGGCCGGGGCCGGTTCCTCGACGACCTCGACCCGCTGCCCGGCACGCTGGTCGCCGCCGTCGTGCGCTCCACGCAGCCGCACGCCCTGCTGCGCTCGGTCGACCTGTCGCGCGCCCGGGCGCACCCCGGCGTCGCCGCGGTGATCGGCCCGGACGAGGTGCGCGCCGCGCTGCGCCCGTTCCCGCTGTCCACCGGGGCGGCGATGCCCTACTACCCCACGGGCACCGACAAGGTGCGCTTCGTCGGGGAGCCGGTCGCCGTGGTGGTGGCCACCGACCGGTACACCGCCGAGGACGCCGCCGAGCTGGTGAGCGTCGACTACGAGCCGCTGCCTCCCGTCGTGGACCCGCGGGCCGCGCTGGCCGCGGACGCCCCGCTGCTGCACGACGGGGCGGGGTCGAACGTCGCCACCGACCGGACGTTCTCCTTCGGGCCCGTCGAGGAGGCGTTCGCGGCCGCCGAGCACGTCGTCGAGGGCGAGTACGACTTCCCGCGCTACTCGTCGGTGCCGATGGAGTGCTACTCGGTCATCGCCTCGTGGACCGAGGACGGGGCCGGGCCGGGCGTCGAGGCCTGGGCCAACTTCCACGGCCCGTTCACGATGGTCCCGGTGATGGCGGGCGCGCTGGGCGTGCCCGTCTCGCGGATCCGGTTGCACGTGCCCGCCGACATCGGCGGCAGCTTCGGGATCAAGGCCGGGATCTACCCGTACGTGGTGCTCATGGCGCTGGCGTCGAAGCACGCGGGCACGCCGGTGCGGTGGAGCGAGGACCGCGTCGAGCACCTGCTCGCGAGCTCGGCCGGCGCCGACCGCGTGATGCGGTTCGCCGCGGCCGTCGCGGCGGACGGCACCGTCACCGCGCTGAAGACCGACCTCGTCGACGACGTCGGTGCCTACCTGCGCCCGCCGGAGCCGTCCACGCTCTACCGGTGCTACGGCAACATCACCGGCCCGTACCGCATCGGCGCGGTGGAGATCCGGGCGCGGGCGGTCGTCACCAACCGGATGCCGGTGGGGCTCAACCGCGGCTTCGGCGGCCAGCAGCTCTACTTCGGCCTCGAGCGCCTCATGGACGCCGTCGCCGACGCCACCGGCCGCGACGTGCTGGACGTGCGCCGGCGCAACCTCGTGTCCTCCTTCCCGCACGAGACACCCACCGGCGGCGTCTACGACTCCGGCGACTACCTCGCGGCCGTGGACCTCGCGGCCAAGAACGCCGACCTGGCCGAGCTGCGGGCCCGCCAGGAGGAGGTGCGCGCCGCGGGCGGCTACTACGGCGTGGGCGTGGGGCTGGTGGTCGACCCGTCCGGCACCAACATCGGCTACGTCGGCCTCGCCACCCCGGCCGAGCAGCGCAGGCCGGGCCGGGACAAGTCCGGCTCCACCGAGCACGTGCGCCTCTCGGTGGACGTGCAGGGCCTGGTGACGGTGCTGCTGGGCAGCGTGCCGCAGGGGCAGGGGCACGCCACCGTGGCCCGCGCGGTCGCCGCGGCGCGCCTCGGACTGCCCGTGGAGCAGGTGCGCGTCGTCGTCGACATGGACACCGCCACCACGCCGTGGACGGTGACCTCCGGCAGCTACTCCTCGCGCTTCGCGCCGCTGGTGACGAGCGCGGTCGTGCAGGCCGCCGACCGGATCGCCGCCACCGTCCGGGCCGCGGGCTCCGCGATGCTCGACCTGCCGGCCGAGGAGCTGGAGCTCGCCGAGGGGCAGGTCCGGCACCGGGACGACCCCTCGCGCGCGGTGGAGTTCCGGCACGCAGCCGGCCTCGTGCACTGGGACCCCGGCGCCCTGCCCGCAGGCACCCCGGCCCGCCTCTACGAGGAGGCCGCGTTCACCCCGGCGGAGGTCCGGGCGGCCACCCGCGACGACCGGATCAACTCCTCGCTCTGCTACGGCTTCGTCGCCGAGATCGTCGCCGTGCGGATCGACCCGGACACCCTCGAGATCACCGTCGACCGGGTCTCGTCGGTGCACGACGCGGGCACCGTGCTCGACCAGCAGCTGCTCGACGGCCAGGTGTACGGGGCGCTCGCCCACGCCCTCGGCGGGGCGGCGTACGAGGAGATGACCTACGCCGAGTCGGGCCAGCCGACGGCGGGCACGTTCCTGGACTACCTGTGCCCGACCAGCGCCGAGACCGCCTTCGAGCTCCGCACCGACCACGTGGTCTCGCCGTCCCCGCTCACCCCGCTGGGTGCGAAGGGGTGCGGGGAGGGCTCGTCCATGAGCTTCCCGGTGGCGTTCGCGAACGCCGTCGCCGACGCGCTGCGCCCGGCAGGCGTCCCCATCACCCGGCTGCCGCTGCACGGCGACGTACTGCACCGGCTGCTCGACCAGAAGGAACAAGGAGTACAGACATGGCACTGACCGGCGGCGACGTCCTCCTGGAGCGCGGCCACGACGGGCGGGTCGCGTACCTGACCCTGTCCCACGGCAAGTACAGCGTGATCACCTGGGAGATGCGCCGGCTCGTGGCGGAGCGGTTCGCCGAGATCGACCGCGACGACGAGGTGCGCGTGGTGGTGGTCCGCTCCGACGGCGAGCACTTCTCCTCCGGTGGCGACATCGCCGGGTTCATGGAGGTCGAACCGTTCGACTTCACCGACCTCGGGCACAACGTCACCGCGGCGGCGCGCAGCCCGAAGCCGGTGATCGCCGCCGTGGACGGCTACTGCTTCGGCGTGGGCCTGGAGCTGGTGCTGTCCTGCGACATCCGGCTGGCCACCCCGCGCAGCCAGTTCGCGCTGCCGGAGATGAACCTGGGGATGATCCCGGGGTCCGGGGGCACCCAGCGGCTGGGCCGGCTCATCGGGCTGTCCCGGGCGAAGTTCCACATCATGACGGCCACCCGCATCCAGGCGCAGCAGGCGCTCGACTGGGGCGTGCTCGCCGGCCTGCACGACGACCGCGACGCGCTCTACGCCGCCGTCGACGAGCTCGCCGCGAAGATGGCCGCGTTCTCGCCGTCGGCGCAGCGCACCGCCAAGGAGGTCCTCGACAAGGGCCTGGACGGCCCGCTGTACACGGGGATCGAGCTGGAGCGCAAGGCGTACGCGATGCTGCGGGCCACCGAGGACTTCGCCGAGGGGGTCAAGGCGTTCGGCGAGAAGCGCAAGCCCGACTTCAAGGGCCGGTGAGGCCGGCATGAAGGCCCCGCCGTTCGCCTACGTCCGTCCCGCCACGCTCGACGACGTCCTCGGCGAGCTGGCCGGCGGCGACGCGAAGGTGCTCGCAGGCGGGCAGTCGCTGGTGCCGGTGCTGGCGATGCGGCTCGGCCGCCCCGCGACCCTCGTGGACATCGGCGCCGTCCGCGAGCTGCACGCCGTGGAGTCCCGGGACGGGCTGCGGGTCGGCGCCGCGGTGCGGCAGCGCACCATCGAGCGATCGGCGGAGGCGCGGGCGGTTCCCCTGATCGGGATGGCGCTGCCCTTCGTGGGGCACCGCGAGCTGCGCAGCCGCGGCACCGTCGTGGGCAGCCTCGCGCACGCCGACCCGGCCGCCGAGCTGCCCGCCGTGGCCGCGTGCCTGGAGGCGTCGATCGAGGTCGCCGGTCCGGCCGGGCGCCGGACCGTCCCGGCGACGGAGTTCTTCACCGGGGCGATGACCACCGGTGCGGGACCCGAGGACGTCGTCGTCGCCGTGACGTTCCCGGCGGCCCGGCCGGGGGAGGGCTTCGGGTTCGCCGAGATCGCGCGTCGGCACGGCGACTTCGCCCTCGCCGGCGTCGCCGCCCGCGTGCGCGTCGGCGCCGACGGCGCGGTGGAGCAGGCCCGGATCACCGGGTTCGGGATCTCCGACCGCCCGGTCACCCGGGACGTCACCGCGCTCGTGCGCGAGCACCCGACCGAGGAGCGGCTGCGCCCGGAGACCGCCCGGCTCGCCGCCGAGGTCGTCGACACCGGGGGCGACGCGCACGGTTCCACCGGGTACCGCAGGCGCCTCTACGGCGTGCTCGCCGCGCGCGAGCTCGCCGCCGCGCTGCGCCGCGCCCGGACGTCGACGGAGGAGGCAGCATGACCCGGGTCCCGGAAGCGCGGGTGGCGAAGGTCGCGGCCGGCGAGCGGGTCGACGTCGCGATGACGGTGAACGGCACGGAGGTCGTGGTCTCGGTGCCGCCCCGTGTGCACCTGGCCGACGCGCTGCGCGAGCAGCTCGGGCTCACCGGCACCCACCTGGGCTGCGAGCACGGGGTGTG includes:
- a CDS encoding LuxR C-terminal-related transcriptional regulator — translated: MDVSRSVPGLPEPFVPRPRLLAALDDAGGDRTVLVCAPAGFGKTSLLAHWTRSAEAAGTAVAWADVHRSDDDPSRFWVTVLNAVRACRVVPADSRLHELCRLAPSSWATSGFVTDVIRAVEALPARITLVLHDVHELVAPATLKGLESLLLARSARLRLLVCSRSDPPLSLGQLRSAGRLREIRADQLRFTVDEAGALLRRSGLRLTPSQVSEVHGGTRGWPEGMRLGGAALRGGADPQEFLQRLTTNTRPMAAFLVGELVATLPKADRKALSAISIGGPVPAELAAVLTGRPDAGPLLDRLARETGLVVPVRAPAAPFSIRPLVAALLRGEDSMRTEEHSELHARAARWWMAHGDPVAATAQAIRAADDRLLVELVHRCAAALLVTGYHLELRRALSAVGERVVAGDPWLTLCSALLRIESGDATGAEADLRRAGELFPAEPDSRLAVLRSIAQLFDLASSADLTADPQPLGEERRGFDAPEWNALALVSVGGRALLAHAAPVAASAALEDALELTRRHGFRYLEMQCLALLAGVAGVAGDYRAMTAAANGALRVAATRGWDRSPWSATARWMLAYSALMRAQPAEARRYASEGLRRGGTALRPRLVSALRAVHGAALFDSGRRHEGLQQMQQARTDLGGVPLSAEQAAVLAVLEHHAAVVLDRPVDARTVVDWLSDRIGRPGEVLLMQAWEKLSVGRSNAARADVEPILAGAVPSVLPHTLVEALLVAVSVDVSGGQVHTARNALRAALSSGASLEVVRPFALAEAEARELLGSHVTHSGSTEPFAVRALAAGRSHERPTADLDAAERQVIALLSSPLSVEQIADELDIPIDEAQARLRMIYRKLGVSSRRTAVTAASERGIRR
- a CDS encoding DUF6069 family protein; protein product: MSPPERRAEPRVIVNSARLWSGGVATAVVAALVALVGVLIGNGALDLNMTVPPLLPLGGSFAVNYAITAAVLALAATGLAHLLAVTAPRPRSFFAWIVGLVTVVGVVLPFAIGGTLSGSLATAVVDLVIGLCILGLISSVMSRTTRIGWGSELTG
- a CDS encoding CGNR zinc finger domain-containing protein, which encodes MQLAEVVDRPVAAADLADLRRLQQAAVSAVEALVGDGTLDCREINDLAAQSVARVELVVADGVPQRRFVWTDASMAAALARRLIDELGELDQSRLRRCARAECDLIFYDTTRSRTRRWHAEDPCGWRERQRVHRGPRPPVDGGT
- a CDS encoding PadR family transcriptional regulator — encoded protein: MSDAVGVRLSATSYVVLGMIALRGPSTPYELKRAVGHSVGYFWHFPHAQLYSEPDRLAALGLLELAVEDRGRRRKTYSLTDAGRRALRAWLASPTDEHFQMRDIAELKLFFNEAGDPENVTALARDQIKQHEARIAVYESMVERFGADPAAQPRMITLELGLEMEHAALRFWTALADDDLDRLRAERRERT
- a CDS encoding putative quinol monooxygenase; this encodes MAIYSIWESRFPAARAAEGRALTEAIWRDMPAFDGYLGHELLVDADDPGHLLVLSQWVSREHADASLRRYATHPNAQAANSLVSEPRRRIVADRVS
- a CDS encoding HdeD family acid-resistance protein; the encoded protein is MTAHAPDETAGVRGLTQIADSPGLVLGAGALSILIGVLVLAWPGATIVVIAWLFAVQLLVAGVLQLVSGFSAGRGPGVRVLSVLLGALSILVGLLCLRSTLQTALLLGLVIGALWVVQGVAGVANAVGSERGAERGWGIASGVLSVVGGAVVLVYPGTSLAVLTWLFGIVLVVLGAVLVIQGFAARRAHPAAPEPAGANLAGSGP